The segment CGCCGTCGAGCTGACGCAGGTTCACGGCGTCGGTGGCTTCCTTGCCGTCAGCCACATTACTGATGGTGCGGGTCTCGCCAGTTGCCGCGTTGCCTACCGACACAGTGCCGACGCTGGCATTTGCCGCGTTGGAGTACTTGCCGGTGTAGGTCTCGGCACCACGCCCGTTGTCGCTGGCACCCTGCCCCAGGGCCATGCTGCCATCGGCCAAAGCTTTGGCACCGTCCCCCATGGCCATGGAGCCTTTACCGCTGGCCTGAGCGTTCGGGCCAATCGCCACCGAGTCCAGACCGCTGGCTACCGAGTCGGCCTTGGTGGAGTTGGCGTGGAAGTACTTGATGCCGCCGCCATTATTGATGTTGGTGATGCTGCCTTCGATGTTGGTCACGCGACCGTCGATGTTGGTGACACGCTCGTTGGTCTCGTTGAGCTGCGACATGTTCACCGCGTCGCTGTCGGCCTCGCCGCGAGCGACGTTGGTGATCTTGGTGCCGCCCGTCGTGGTCACGCTGTTATAGGTAGGACCTCCCAGGGTGATGCGGTTGTGGGTGCTGTTGTCATACATCACTGCGTCTGCGACGGAGCCACTGGTAATGGCTTTCAGCTGTGCGACGTTGACCGCATCGGTATCGTCCGCTCCCGCCGACAGGCCGGTGATGCGGCGATTGCCAATGTTCACCTCGCCGGTGGCGGTGCCGCCCACCAGGTAGGCCTGGTTGCCCAGGGTGCTGCCATCCGCGACGGAACCAGCGCCCAGGGCGACGCTGCCGTCATGGCTGGATACCGCGCCCATGCCGATGGCCACCGAGTCCACGCCCAAAGCGACCGAGTCAGTGCCGGTGGAGTTGGCGTGGAAGTATTTGGTACCGGTCTCGTAGACGTTGGTCACGCGGCCGTCGAGATTGGTCACATCACCCTGCAGGGTGGTGACGTCGCCTTCGACGTTGGTCACACGGCCATCGAGGTTGGTGATGTTGGTGGTATTGGCGTCCACTTGCTGGTTGGTCGCATACAGCTGCGAGCCGTTGACCGCATCGACGGAGGTCGCGTTGACCGCACCGGCTGCCACGTTGGTCAGCACCTGCGCGCTGCCCGGGTTGCTGGCATCGCCGCCGGAAGCGATCAGCGACAGCTGATCCGTACCCGTGCGCTGTACCGGACCGATGGTGCCATTGTCGATATTGGTAGTGAGGTTATTGATGTTGGTGGTGAGGTTGGTGACGCTGGTGTTGGTCTCGTTGAGCTGAGACATGTTCACTGCGTCGCTGTCAGCCACGCCATTGGCCACGTTGGTGATGGTAGTGCCGCCAGTGTGGGTGCTGTTGTCGTAGGTGGCGCCACCCAGGGTGATGCTGTTGTGGGTGCTGTTGTCGTACATCACCGCGTCAGCCACCGAGGCAGAAGTAACAGCCTTGAGCTGTGCGACGTTGACCGCATCGGTATCGTCCGCACCGGCCGACAGGCCGGTGATACGGCGGTCGCCAATGTTTACCTCGCCAGTGGCGGTGCCGCCCACCAGGTAGGCCTGGTTGCCCAGGGTGCTGCCATCCGCGACGGAACCAGCGCCCAGGGCGACGCTGCCGTCATGGCTGGATACCGCGCCCATGCCGATGGCCACCGAGTCCACGCCCAAAGCGACCGAGTCAGTGCCGGTGGAGTTGGCGTGGAAGTATTTGGTACCGGTCTCGTAGACGTTGGTCACGCGGCCGTCGAGATTGGTCACATCACCCTGCAGGGTGGTGACGTCGCCTTCGACGTTGGTCACACGGCCATCGAGGTTGGTGATGTTGGTGGTATTGGCGTCCACTTGCTGGTTGGTCGCATACAGCTGCGAGCCGTTGACCGCATCGACGGAGGTCGCGTTGACCGCACCGGCTGCCACGTTGGTCAGCACCTGCGCGCTGCCCGGGTTGCTGGCATCGCCGCCGGAAGCGATCAGCGACAGCTGATCCGTACCCGTGCGCTGTACCGGACCGATGGTGCCATTGTCGATATTGGTAGTGAGGTTATTGATGTTGGTGGTGAGGTTGGTGACGCTGGTGTTGGTCTCGTTGAGCTGAGACATGTTCACTGCGTCGCTGTCAGCCACGCCATTGGCCACGTTGGTGATGGTAGTGCCGCCAGTGTGGGTGCTGTTGTCGTAGGTGGCGCCACCCAGGGTGATGCTGTTATGGGTGCTGTTGTCGTACATCACCGCATCGGCGACCGAAGCGGAAGCCGCAGCCTTGAGTTGTGCGACGTTGACCGCATCGGAATCCTCCGCGCCGGCCGACAGGCCTGTGATGCGGCGGTCGCCGATGTTCACTTCGGCTGTAGCGGTACCGCCCACCAGATAAGCCTGGTTGCCCAGGGTGCTGCCGTCCGCGATGGACTCGGAGCCCAGGGCGACGCTGCGATCGTGGTAGGCCATCGCGCCCATGCCGATTGCCACCGAGTCCCAGCCCAAGGCCATGGAATCTTGGCCCCAGGAGTTGGCGTGGAAGTACCTGGTGCCGAACTGATCGATTTTCCAGACCTGGTTGCTCAGGTTTTCGATCGCCACATTCGTGCCGAACAGCTGCGAGCCGTTGATGGCGTCGGTGCTATCAGGGTCGATGCGGCCGGCCGCCACGTTGGTAATGGTCCGCTCGTTACCCACGCTACCCACGCTGACGGTGCCGGTCGGGTTGGCGCCGGCGAAGGTGTAGTAGCCCACACCGCCGATCACCGCACCGCTGGTGCCCACGGCAGCATCGGTCACTGAGCCGGCGCCGAGAGCAACGCTATTGTCGTTTCTGGCCAAGGTATCGGCGCCCAGCGCCAGCGACCTGTCACCAGTAGCCTGCGCTCCAGCACCTACTGCCGTCGCTCCCACCTTGTTGGCCAGGGAGCTGTTGCCCACGGCAGTGGCCCAGCCCTGGCCATCCACCGTCAAGGCCACGGCATTCTGGCCAGTAGCGGTGGAGTAACCGTCGGCGCGGCTACCCGAGCCGAAAGCGGCGGAGAAGCCACCGAGGGCTTGGGCGTCCTGGCCAGCAGCGGTGGAGAAACCATCAGCACGGCTGCCCGAGCCGAAAGCGGCGGAGAAGCCACCGAGGGCCTGGGCGTCCTGACCAGTAGCGGTGGAGGAGCCGGCGGCGCGGCTGCCCGAGCCGAAAGCGGCGGAGAAGTCAGCGAAGGCTTGTGCGTTCTGGCCGAAGGCGCTACTCGACGTTCCTGCAGCAAGACTGTCGCTGCCCAGGGCCAAGGAATGAATTGCGCTCGCCTGGGCATTACTGCCGATGGCCACGGAGAACTGTCCGCTGGCCTTGGCATCAACCCCTATTGCCGTGCTTTTTTCTGCAG is part of the Pseudomonas lalkuanensis genome and harbors:
- a CDS encoding YadA-like family protein translates to MAVGVDARATWMDATAVGTRSEASAEKSTAIGVDAKASGQFSVAIGSNAQASAIHSLALGSDSLAAGTSSSAFGQNAQAFADFSAAFGSGSRAAGSSTATGQDAQALGGFSAAFGSGSRADGFSTAAGQDAQALGGFSAAFGSGSRADGYSTATGQNAVALTVDGQGWATAVGNSSLANKVGATAVGAGAQATGDRSLALGADTLARNDNSVALGAGSVTDAAVGTSGAVIGGVGYYTFAGANPTGTVSVGSVGNERTITNVAAGRIDPDSTDAINGSQLFGTNVAIENLSNQVWKIDQFGTRYFHANSWGQDSMALGWDSVAIGMGAMAYHDRSVALGSESIADGSTLGNQAYLVGGTATAEVNIGDRRITGLSAGAEDSDAVNVAQLKAAASASVADAVMYDNSTHNSITLGGATYDNSTHTGGTTITNVANGVADSDAVNMSQLNETNTSVTNLTTNINNLTTNIDNGTIGPVQRTGTDQLSLIASGGDASNPGSAQVLTNVAAGAVNATSVDAVNGSQLYATNQQVDANTTNITNLDGRVTNVEGDVTTLQGDVTNLDGRVTNVYETGTKYFHANSTGTDSVALGVDSVAIGMGAVSSHDGSVALGAGSVADGSTLGNQAYLVGGTATGEVNIGDRRITGLSAGADDTDAVNVAQLKAVTSASVADAVMYDNSTHNSITLGGATYDNSTHTGGTTITNVANGVADSDAVNMSQLNETNTSVTNLTTNINNLTTNIDNGTIGPVQRTGTDQLSLIASGGDASNPGSAQVLTNVAAGAVNATSVDAVNGSQLYATNQQVDANTTNITNLDGRVTNVEGDVTTLQGDVTNLDGRVTNVYETGTKYFHANSTGTDSVALGVDSVAIGMGAVSSHDGSVALGAGSVADGSTLGNQAYLVGGTATGEVNIGNRRITGLSAGADDTDAVNVAQLKAITSGSVADAVMYDNSTHNRITLGGPTYNSVTTTGGTKITNVARGEADSDAVNMSQLNETNERVTNIDGRVTNIEGSITNINNGGGIKYFHANSTKADSVASGLDSVAIGPNAQASGKGSMAMGDGAKALADGSMALGQGASDNGRGAETYTGKYSNAANASVGTVSVGNAATGETRTISNVADGKEATDAVNLRQLDGAVAESKAYTDNSVKAINNTVVNVDNRVSKVEGDVTNIQNGTDGMFQVNNTSRLPKPKVTGAHSTAGGAGAEAVADNSTAIGSNAKARSRNSVAIGANSVADRENSVSVGSAGAERQITNVAAGTVETDAVNLGQLNKSVADITNSANAYTDAQVNGLRHDLNELDDQLSAGIAGAMAMASLPQPYSPGASMAAVGFGNYRGQSSLAVGVSRISDNGKWVTKLQGSADSQGEVGVSVGVGYQW